A genomic stretch from Empedobacter stercoris includes:
- a CDS encoding hydroxymethylglutaryl-CoA reductase codes for MKHQAVEGFSKLSKEGKIEWVVNEYLNGDEKAIQIMKQYWNDDADLQKLHDEFSENTVSNFYMPFGLAPNFLINDELYAIPMAVEESSVVAAASKAAKFWQTRGGFKTTILSTTKLGHVHFMYEGDKEKLRNAFESTIKLQLIETTNDITKNMRARGGGILDLELIDKTADLANYYQIKASFETMDSMGANFINSCLEQFAKTLRNEIEADTTFTADEKDSVQIVMCILSNYTPDCIVRAEVSCPVEQLAEGNVTAEEFVEKFSRAVRIAEIEPYRATTHNKGIMNGIDAVVIATGNDFRAVEACAHTYAAKDGQYSSLTHCEVIDGIFRFWIDLPTALGTIGGLTALHPLVKLALGILGKPNAKELMGFVAVAGLAQNFGALRSLVTTGIQKGHMKMHLMNILNQLEATDEEKNYFVNYFKDKTVTHHNVIDEFCKLRGVKNVEEIKKEK; via the coding sequence ATGAAGCATCAAGCAGTAGAAGGTTTTTCGAAATTATCGAAAGAAGGAAAAATTGAATGGGTTGTAAATGAATATTTGAATGGCGATGAAAAAGCAATTCAAATCATGAAACAATATTGGAATGATGATGCAGATTTACAAAAACTGCACGACGAGTTTTCAGAAAATACAGTTTCTAATTTCTATATGCCGTTTGGTTTAGCACCAAACTTTTTAATCAACGACGAATTATATGCCATTCCTATGGCTGTTGAAGAGTCGTCTGTTGTTGCTGCAGCTTCTAAGGCTGCAAAGTTTTGGCAAACACGTGGTGGTTTCAAAACAACTATTTTATCGACAACAAAGTTGGGGCACGTGCATTTTATGTACGAAGGTGATAAAGAAAAGTTGAGAAATGCTTTCGAATCGACTATCAAACTACAATTAATCGAAACTACAAATGATATTACCAAAAATATGCGTGCACGCGGTGGTGGAATTTTGGATTTAGAATTAATTGATAAAACTGCTGATCTAGCAAACTACTATCAAATAAAAGCCTCTTTCGAAACAATGGATTCGATGGGTGCCAACTTCATCAATTCATGTTTAGAGCAATTTGCAAAAACATTACGCAACGAAATCGAAGCTGATACAACTTTTACAGCTGATGAAAAAGATTCTGTTCAAATCGTGATGTGCATTTTATCAAATTATACACCCGATTGTATTGTTCGTGCAGAAGTTTCTTGTCCAGTAGAACAATTAGCAGAAGGAAATGTAACGGCAGAAGAGTTTGTGGAAAAGTTTTCGCGTGCTGTACGAATTGCAGAAATTGAACCTTATCGTGCTACTACACACAACAAAGGAATTATGAACGGTATTGATGCGGTTGTAATTGCTACGGGTAACGATTTTCGAGCAGTAGAAGCTTGTGCACATACCTATGCTGCAAAAGATGGTCAATATTCTTCGTTAACGCATTGCGAAGTAATAGATGGTATTTTCCGTTTTTGGATAGATTTACCAACTGCACTTGGTACAATTGGTGGATTGACAGCTTTACATCCATTGGTAAAATTAGCGTTAGGAATTCTTGGAAAACCAAATGCAAAAGAGTTAATGGGATTTGTTGCTGTTGCTGGTTTAGCACAAAACTTTGGTGCATTACGTTCGTTGGTTACAACAGGAATTCAGAAAGGTCACATGAAAATGCACTTGATGAATATTTTAAACCAATTGGAAGCAACAGATGAAGAAAAGAACTATTTTGTGAATTATTTTAAAGATAAAACAGTTACGCATCACAATGTTATCGATGAATTTTGCAAATTACGTGGTGTAAAAAATGTAGAAGAGATCAAAAAAGAAAAATAA
- a CDS encoding pyrimidine dimer DNA glycosylase/endonuclease V, translated as MRIWSVHPKYLDAKGIVALWRETLLAKNVLVGNTKGYKNHPQLSRFKSVEKPIEAINQYLAEVWDEATQRGYNFDRNKIDFDFKKIKIEVTTGQMQYEFNHLLKKLEQRDPKQFKQFENLKMVDCAEIFEVKEGEIEKWEIIS; from the coding sequence ATGCGAATTTGGTCTGTTCATCCGAAATACCTTGATGCAAAAGGAATAGTTGCGCTTTGGCGTGAAACACTTTTGGCAAAGAATGTTTTGGTAGGCAATACAAAAGGGTATAAAAATCATCCGCAATTAAGTCGTTTCAAATCGGTAGAAAAACCTATTGAAGCGATTAATCAATATTTGGCAGAAGTTTGGGACGAAGCGACACAACGAGGTTATAATTTTGACCGAAATAAAATTGATTTTGATTTCAAAAAGATTAAAATTGAGGTTACAACAGGTCAAATGCAATATGAATTCAACCATTTATTAAAGAAGTTAGAACAAAGAGATCCTAAACAATTCAAACAATTTGAAAACCTCAAAATGGTTGATTGCGCGGAGATTTTCGAAGTAAAAGAAGGAGAAATAGAAAAATGGGAGATCATTTCTTAG
- a CDS encoding YkgJ family cysteine cluster protein produces MGDHFLEEYFAKAKEKQREHKKFLEKLKKKPPKNLDQKMEEIHEDVFNRIDCLSCANCCKTTGPLFTQKDIERLAHVFRIKPSQFIDKYLRIDEDNDYVLQQVPCPFLDSENYCLVYEDRPKACREYPHTDRKKFYQINHLTIKNTLICPATYEVVEQMQKEIKV; encoded by the coding sequence ATGGGAGATCATTTCTTAGAAGAATATTTTGCTAAAGCAAAAGAAAAACAACGCGAACACAAAAAATTTTTGGAGAAGTTGAAGAAGAAACCACCTAAAAACTTGGATCAAAAAATGGAAGAAATTCACGAAGATGTTTTCAATCGTATTGATTGTCTTTCTTGCGCGAATTGTTGCAAAACAACTGGTCCACTTTTTACACAAAAAGATATTGAGCGTTTAGCGCATGTTTTTCGAATCAAACCAAGTCAATTTATTGATAAATATTTGCGAATTGATGAAGACAACGACTATGTTTTGCAGCAAGTTCCTTGTCCGTTTTTGGATAGTGAAAATTATTGTTTGGTTTATGAAGATCGCCCGAAAGCTTGTCGTGAATATCCGCATACAGATCGTAAGAAATTTTACCAGATTAATCATCTTACCATAAAAAACACGCTAATTTGTCCTGCGACTTACGAAGTTGTAGAACAAATGCAGAAAGAAATAAAAGTATAA
- a CDS encoding PorT family protein produces MIKKLIVAGLLCLSATSLYAQKFTFDLNDKNDEKISPIVKDRISEFTLVIRQIVQEEKSAMEKKIAAVDKELTEGKLNASEATAKKEAIASVYSGTINDRIQEVNFNLDDIIKQQVAFSIMNGEDPITPKTKQDVTKRYRIANQINGYASFGYMAFTGKKDEELNKHEKFSSNLTAGLMYERQLSLTSPVNFLAGGLFSWRTYRIDDDMRFNRDENGNVGLVKSDKSLDKSKLRSAYFMVPVGFKYNFSKVKNITEDFAYRPQGKHYIAAYMYGGTLLSSNNIYKGDGVRNKERGNYNVNNFIYGAEITIGLGLIDVFVRKDLNNYFKDNTFDNRKMIQFGINLGI; encoded by the coding sequence ATGATAAAAAAACTTATCGTAGCAGGATTATTATGCTTATCAGCTACATCACTATATGCTCAAAAATTTACATTTGATTTGAATGATAAAAACGACGAAAAAATCAGTCCAATTGTAAAAGATCGCATCAGCGAATTTACGTTAGTGATTCGTCAAATTGTTCAGGAAGAAAAATCTGCAATGGAAAAGAAAATTGCGGCAGTTGACAAAGAATTAACAGAAGGAAAACTGAATGCTTCTGAGGCTACAGCTAAGAAAGAAGCTATTGCGAGCGTGTATTCGGGAACGATAAATGATCGTATTCAGGAGGTAAATTTCAATTTAGATGATATCATCAAACAACAAGTTGCATTTTCGATTATGAACGGCGAAGATCCAATTACGCCAAAAACGAAACAAGATGTGACGAAACGTTACCGAATTGCGAATCAAATTAACGGTTATGCTTCTTTTGGATACATGGCGTTTACAGGAAAAAAAGACGAAGAATTGAACAAACATGAGAAGTTTTCGAGCAATTTAACAGCAGGTTTAATGTACGAAAGACAATTATCGTTAACAAGTCCTGTTAACTTTTTGGCAGGAGGGTTATTTTCGTGGAGAACGTATCGCATCGACGATGATATGCGCTTTAATCGTGATGAAAATGGAAATGTTGGCTTGGTAAAAAGTGATAAATCGTTAGATAAATCGAAATTGCGTTCGGCTTATTTTATGGTTCCGGTTGGATTTAAATACAACTTTTCGAAAGTCAAAAATATTACCGAAGATTTTGCATATCGTCCGCAAGGAAAACACTATATCGCAGCGTATATGTATGGAGGAACGTTGTTATCATCGAATAATATTTACAAAGGAGATGGTGTTCGCAACAAAGAACGTGGAAATTATAATGTGAATAATTTTATCTACGGAGCTGAAATAACAATTGGTTTAGGATTGATTGATGTTTTTGTAAGAAAAGATTTGAACAATTATTTTAAAGATAACACATTTGATAATCGTAAAATGATTCAGTTTGGCATAAATCTTGGAATATAA